From the genome of Abyssicoccus albus, one region includes:
- the recN gene encoding DNA repair protein RecN: MLTSIRISNVAIINEQTIDFSNGLTVLTGETGAGKSLIIQAISLISGQRAQSSIVKKSSEKATIEAVFDLDDRRDIIELLEQHDIELDDFIVVERVIYKNGKSLAKINHKVVSLKVLKAITAHFIQVFAQHDAYESLLKLHHHELLDEHIDETLLNDYEKCYNEYLKNKKKYESFNESIQSDQERIDLLKFQLEELYNIDIKQKEDIELQQKIAYMTTFEERLKLYEQTRMLIDDEGLQNKVVQLDQLLNSMISLDDKQNEHQSTEINHEMTHPQSITSEFNYALDDIRSYVNDDSMIEYDSEQLNDWNLRLSEIERIKNKHQKTIDELHIMQSEYETELYDLEHQQISIEEVKKLYDESYHQLIEFGKKITDKRKNIAIMIEKQVKNYLDELEMKDAEIKFDFAEEHINRYGIHQVNLFIKTNKGEDFKPINQVASGGEISRIQLALKQVSGLEQHDALFVYDEIDTGVSGPVAHKIAKQLKFLANKNQVISISHLPQMAAIADQHLYVVKYTDQSNTYSKSNYLNNEERINEIARMISGDSITEEAKSTAKLLLDSSQVKN; this comes from the coding sequence ATGTTAACTTCTATTAGGATTTCTAATGTAGCGATCATCAATGAACAAACGATTGACTTTAGTAACGGATTGACTGTATTGACAGGAGAGACAGGTGCTGGAAAATCTTTGATTATACAAGCCATTAGCTTAATTTCTGGTCAAAGGGCACAAAGTTCTATCGTAAAAAAGAGTAGCGAGAAAGCAACCATTGAAGCTGTATTTGATTTAGATGATCGACGAGATATCATTGAGTTGTTGGAACAACATGATATCGAGTTAGATGATTTTATAGTTGTTGAAAGAGTTATTTATAAAAATGGTAAAAGTTTAGCAAAAATAAATCATAAAGTTGTATCTTTAAAAGTATTAAAAGCAATTACAGCACATTTTATTCAAGTATTTGCTCAACACGATGCCTATGAATCGTTGTTAAAGTTACATCATCATGAATTATTAGATGAACATATTGATGAGACATTGTTGAATGATTATGAAAAATGTTATAACGAATATTTAAAAAACAAAAAGAAATATGAATCATTTAATGAGTCCATTCAATCTGATCAAGAGCGAATAGATTTATTAAAATTCCAACTTGAAGAATTATATAACATTGATATAAAGCAAAAAGAAGATATTGAATTACAACAAAAAATTGCCTACATGACAACATTTGAAGAACGATTGAAATTATATGAGCAAACTCGCATGTTGATTGATGATGAAGGTCTTCAAAATAAAGTTGTTCAGTTAGATCAACTATTGAATTCAATGATATCTTTAGATGATAAACAAAACGAACATCAATCAACTGAAATTAATCATGAAATGACTCATCCCCAATCAATTACTTCAGAATTTAATTATGCATTAGATGATATTAGAAGTTATGTAAATGATGACTCTATGATTGAATATGATAGTGAACAATTAAATGATTGGAACTTAAGATTGAGTGAAATTGAACGTATTAAAAATAAACATCAAAAAACAATTGATGAACTTCATATCATGCAATCTGAATATGAGACAGAACTATATGATTTAGAACATCAACAAATTTCTATTGAGGAAGTTAAAAAACTTTATGATGAATCTTATCATCAGTTAATTGAATTTGGTAAGAAGATCACTGACAAAAGAAAAAATATTGCTATAATGATTGAAAAACAAGTGAAAAATTATTTAGATGAGCTTGAGATGAAAGATGCTGAGATTAAATTTGACTTTGCCGAAGAACATATTAATAGATATGGTATTCATCAAGTAAACTTATTTATTAAAACGAACAAAGGAGAAGACTTTAAGCCAATCAATCAAGTTGCTTCAGGAGGAGAAATCTCGAGGATACAACTTGCTTTGAAACAAGTATCAGGTTTAGAGCAACATGATGCACTATTTGTATATGATGAAATTGATACAGGCGTTTCAGGGCCAGTAGCCCACAAAATAGCAAAGCAATTAAAATTTTTAGCCAATAAAAATCAAGTCATTTCCATTTCACATTTACCACAAATGGCGGCTATTGCTGATCAACATTTATATGTAGTAAAGTATACTGATCAATCCAATACGTACTCAAAATCAAATTATTTAAACAATGAAGAAAGAATCAACGAAATTGCTCGGATGATTTCTGGTGATTCAATCACTGAAGAAGCAAAGTCTACAGCCAAATTATTGCTAGATTCAAGTCAGGTGAAGAATTAA
- a CDS encoding glycerophosphodiester phosphodiesterase, with product MTKIIAHRGYSSLYIENSVESFRKAYDHMADGVELDVHLSKDGEIIVHHDKTINRMTTKKGSIKNLNSNVLSQIALKKTKHSSYQTIPLLSDVLYHLEPTPLLINIEVKSPTVEMCNRLIEVIKSFDISDRVIISSFHLDFLKMIKERDVNIHTAFLYSKLIGNLEQTIKDNYIDSIHPHLLFASESIMEQVMPMNAKVRVYTVNKKTDIEYYIGIGVDAIITDEVELAYQVREALIKE from the coding sequence ATGACTAAAATTATTGCTCATAGAGGATATTCAAGTTTATATATTGAAAACTCTGTTGAATCATTTCGGAAAGCTTACGACCACATGGCCGATGGTGTAGAGCTTGATGTGCATCTTTCAAAAGATGGTGAAATCATTGTCCATCATGATAAAACAATTAATCGTATGACCACGAAGAAAGGTTCGATAAAAAATTTAAATAGTAATGTTCTATCTCAAATTGCACTAAAAAAAACAAAACACAGTTCATACCAAACAATTCCATTATTATCGGATGTACTATATCATTTAGAGCCGACACCATTATTAATTAATATTGAAGTTAAATCTCCAACTGTTGAGATGTGCAATCGATTAATCGAAGTCATTAAATCTTTTGATATAAGTGATCGAGTAATTATTTCAAGTTTTCATTTAGATTTTTTGAAGATGATTAAAGAGCGTGATGTCAATATTCATACTGCATTTTTGTACTCTAAGTTAATTGGTAATTTAGAACAAACAATTAAGGATAATTATATTGACAGTATTCATCCTCATTTATTGTTTGCATCAGAAAGTATTATGGAACAAGTCATGCCAATGAATGCAAAAGTAAGAGTATATACAGTCAATAAAAAGACCGATATAGAATACTATATCGGCATAGGTGTGGACGCCATTATAACAGATGAAGTTGAACTAGCTTATCAAGTTAGAGAGGCTTTAATTAAAGAGTGA
- a CDS encoding DUF2627 family protein, whose amino-acid sequence MKYIALLILVIPAVILGVGIKLLRDTVFGVQLDLFPNIYLQLIVSLICIVFGIWFLGGYFFHRENKFEHRNKQSNK is encoded by the coding sequence ATGAAATATATTGCTTTGTTAATACTTGTTATTCCTGCAGTAATTTTAGGTGTTGGGATTAAATTACTACGTGATACAGTATTCGGAGTACAGCTTGACCTATTTCCCAACATCTATTTACAACTGATTGTTAGTCTAATATGTATTGTGTTTGGCATTTGGTTTTTAGGTGGTTATTTCTTTCATCGAGAAAACAAATTTGAACACCGTAACAAACAATCAAACAAATAA
- a CDS encoding phosphate acyltransferase — MNYEDILNKGLNKPQTVGVINPYDSSTIEAINQVLETTDQIQFKLYGQVESMSHFEDIDNEQIELNLYDHNEDALKACFNDLKLGQFDVLMKGLIETKLLLKKVINKEYNLIESGQLLSHIALFDIPTYEKPIWITDCAMNLYPDLDAKKRILDNTIESVFKVGYDNICVGILSATETVNPKLQSSVDADQLAKEYIDNEHIHIDGPLALDIAINKHAIEQKNLQLDTNGACDVLLVPSLDVGNVLYKSLIYFANANVSGILVGAKHPIVLTSRADSAQNKFNSLRLALSVQ, encoded by the coding sequence ATGAATTATGAAGATATTTTAAATAAAGGTCTGAATAAACCACAAACAGTCGGTGTGATTAATCCATATGATTCTAGCACTATAGAAGCAATTAATCAAGTTCTGGAAACAACAGATCAAATTCAATTTAAATTATATGGACAAGTTGAATCAATGAGTCATTTTGAAGATATCGATAATGAGCAAATTGAGCTCAATTTGTATGATCATAATGAGGATGCATTAAAAGCTTGCTTTAATGATTTAAAGTTAGGTCAATTTGATGTATTGATGAAAGGTCTTATTGAAACTAAATTGTTACTTAAAAAAGTAATTAATAAAGAATATAATTTAATTGAATCAGGTCAGTTATTAAGTCATATTGCTCTGTTTGATATTCCAACTTATGAAAAACCAATATGGATCACTGATTGTGCAATGAACTTATATCCTGATCTTGACGCCAAAAAAAGAATATTGGATAACACTATTGAAAGCGTTTTCAAAGTGGGGTATGATAATATTTGTGTTGGAATACTTTCAGCTACAGAAACAGTTAATCCTAAGCTCCAATCATCAGTTGATGCAGATCAACTAGCAAAAGAGTACATAGACAACGAACATATTCATATCGATGGCCCACTTGCGTTAGATATTGCAATAAACAAACACGCTATCGAACAAAAAAATCTGCAACTAGATACTAATGGAGCTTGTGATGTATTGTTAGTACCTAGCTTAGATGTTGGTAATGTTTTATATAAAAGTCTTATATATTTCGCCAATGCAAATGTCAGTGGTATATTAGTAGGTGCAAAGCATCCAATCGTCTTAACAAGTCGAGCTGATAGTGCGCAAAATAAATTTAATTCGTTAAGACTTGCATTATCAGTACAATAA
- the dxs gene encoding 1-deoxy-D-xylulose-5-phosphate synthase: MELQKINSPKMIKQLTNKELEILAKDIRKFLIETCAVTGGHIGANLGVVELTLALHKHFDSPTDKLLFDVGHQAYIHKILTGRSDAFHSLRQYKGLCGFPKRNESEHDVWEAGHSSTSLSGAMGMAKARDIMGENYHVVPIIGDGAITGGMALEALNHIGHDQTNMTIILNDNEMSIAPNVGAMHNMFTRLRTNAHYNRFKNDVDGVLSQFPMMRKTADRMKDSVKYFVMDGIFFEELGLQYIGPIDGHSFEELEEAIELSKKTKGPSIIHVITKKGKGFKHAEDDMIGTWHGLGPYKIETGEVIKSESVGKSWGSIISDELLKYASEDRRIVAITPAMPVGSKLTKFQQELPDQFFDVGIAEQHAITMAAGLAAVGMKPFVAIYSTFLQRAYDQLLHDVDRMKLNVIVGIDRAGLVGADGETHQGVFDISIVAGLPNTVIMMPKDAFEAQDLMKTAIEYNEGPIAIRYPRGNSLTSVAQDYVPSRVEIGTWDYIVEDVNSDVTIITYSESMIHMAIEVSQLLKQDNISIDIVNARFIKPIDKTMMQTITRKTKNIVVIEEVIKHGGLGSIVANYIVDHRLSNVLDRIGIDDVYIEHGDVPKLLSDIGISSEQIAAQIKKMMND; this comes from the coding sequence ATGGAATTACAAAAAATTAATTCTCCAAAAATGATTAAACAATTAACAAATAAAGAGCTTGAGATTCTTGCAAAAGATATCAGAAAATTTCTTATTGAAACATGTGCTGTGACGGGTGGACACATCGGTGCAAATTTAGGTGTAGTAGAATTAACGCTCGCACTCCATAAACACTTCGATTCACCAACTGATAAATTGCTATTTGACGTCGGACATCAAGCATATATTCATAAAATATTAACTGGCCGCTCAGATGCTTTCCATTCACTAAGACAATATAAAGGGTTATGTGGTTTTCCAAAACGTAATGAAAGTGAACATGATGTGTGGGAAGCAGGTCATTCATCTACATCGTTGTCAGGTGCAATGGGCATGGCGAAGGCACGAGATATTATGGGTGAAAATTATCATGTTGTGCCGATTATAGGTGATGGAGCAATCACTGGTGGTATGGCATTAGAAGCACTAAATCATATCGGTCATGATCAAACAAATATGACAATTATATTAAATGATAATGAAATGAGCATAGCACCTAATGTAGGTGCTATGCATAATATGTTTACAAGACTAAGAACTAATGCCCATTACAATCGATTCAAAAATGATGTCGATGGGGTATTAAGTCAATTCCCAATGATGAGAAAAACTGCGGACAGAATGAAAGATAGTGTCAAATACTTCGTGATGGATGGTATCTTTTTTGAAGAGTTAGGTTTACAATATATCGGTCCAATTGATGGACATTCATTTGAAGAGTTAGAGGAAGCAATAGAATTAAGCAAAAAAACAAAAGGTCCTTCCATCATTCATGTTATTACTAAAAAAGGAAAAGGATTCAAACATGCTGAAGATGATATGATCGGGACATGGCATGGACTTGGACCATATAAAATTGAGACTGGTGAAGTGATTAAAAGTGAATCAGTGGGTAAGTCTTGGGGTTCAATTATTAGTGATGAATTATTAAAATATGCTTCAGAGGATAGAAGAATCGTAGCGATTACACCAGCGATGCCAGTCGGTAGTAAATTGACTAAGTTCCAACAAGAGTTACCAGATCAATTCTTCGATGTAGGTATAGCAGAGCAACACGCCATTACAATGGCAGCTGGTCTTGCTGCAGTTGGTATGAAACCATTTGTTGCAATATACTCAACATTCTTACAAAGAGCGTATGATCAATTACTACATGATGTAGATCGTATGAAGTTAAACGTGATTGTAGGAATCGATCGTGCGGGACTCGTTGGAGCAGATGGAGAAACACACCAAGGTGTATTTGATATCAGTATAGTTGCAGGACTTCCAAATACTGTGATCATGATGCCAAAAGACGCTTTTGAAGCTCAAGATTTAATGAAAACAGCGATTGAATATAATGAAGGACCGATTGCAATTCGATATCCAAGAGGGAATAGTCTTACTTCGGTTGCTCAAGATTATGTACCATCACGTGTTGAAATTGGAACATGGGACTATATTGTTGAAGATGTAAATAGTGATGTAACAATAATTACGTATAGTGAGTCAATGATTCATATGGCTATAGAAGTAAGCCAACTGCTAAAACAAGACAATATATCAATTGATATTGTCAATGCACGTTTTATTAAACCGATCGATAAAACAATGATGCAAACTATTACTAGAAAAACGAAAAACATTGTAGTCATTGAAGAAGTTATAAAACATGGTGGATTAGGCTCGATTGTAGCAAATTATATAGTAGATCATAGATTATCAAACGTACTCGATAGAATTGGTATCGATGATGTATATATTGAGCATGGTGATGTACCTAAGTTATTATCTGATATTGGCATTTCAAGTGAACAGATAGCAGCTCAAATTAAAAAGATGATGAATGACTAA
- a CDS encoding Leu/Phe/Val dehydrogenase yields the protein MIFERMEHEDYEQLVFCHDKTSGLKAIIAIHDTTLGPALGGCRMWDYASEEEAIDDVLRLAKGMTYKNAAAGLNLGGGKTVIIGKPDQKSEFMFRALGRYVNSLNGRYITAEDVNTTVQDMDYIYEETPYVTGISESYGSSGNPSPKTAYGVYISMKRTAKEAFGDDSLKGKKIAVQGVGNVAYTMCEYIHDEGAELIVTDINEDSVQRAVDNFGAQAVGIDEIYSVDADIFAPCALGGILNDETIPQLKVKAVCGSSNNQLKEIAKHSKMLQDHGIVYAPDFVVNAGGVINVADELQGYNEERATKKIEEMYDQIGKIFDIAKRENITTAEAADRLAEERIEGYKNVSSTFSLHNKSLIETRKNK from the coding sequence ATGATTTTTGAACGAATGGAACATGAAGATTATGAGCAATTAGTGTTTTGTCATGATAAAACATCGGGTTTAAAAGCGATTATAGCAATTCATGATACAACTCTAGGCCCAGCTTTAGGTGGCTGCCGTATGTGGGATTATGCATCAGAAGAAGAAGCTATTGATGATGTGTTACGCTTGGCTAAAGGTATGACATACAAAAATGCTGCTGCAGGATTAAACTTGGGCGGTGGTAAAACGGTAATTATCGGTAAACCTGACCAAAAATCTGAATTTATGTTCAGAGCATTAGGTCGATATGTTAACAGCTTAAATGGTCGTTATATTACAGCAGAAGATGTCAATACAACAGTTCAAGATATGGACTATATCTATGAAGAAACTCCTTATGTCACTGGTATTTCAGAAAGTTATGGATCAAGTGGTAACCCAAGTCCTAAAACTGCTTATGGTGTTTATATTTCGATGAAGCGAACAGCTAAAGAGGCATTTGGAGATGATTCATTGAAAGGCAAAAAGATTGCCGTTCAAGGTGTTGGTAATGTTGCATATACGATGTGTGAGTATATACATGATGAAGGTGCTGAATTAATCGTTACTGACATTAATGAAGATAGTGTCCAAAGAGCAGTTGATAACTTTGGAGCGCAAGCCGTTGGAATCGATGAAATATATTCTGTTGATGCAGATATTTTTGCACCATGTGCACTCGGTGGAATATTAAATGACGAGACAATTCCGCAGTTGAAGGTTAAAGCGGTATGTGGTTCTAGTAATAATCAATTAAAAGAGATCGCCAAGCATAGTAAGATGTTACAAGATCACGGTATCGTTTATGCACCTGATTTCGTAGTGAATGCAGGTGGAGTGATTAATGTAGCTGATGAGTTACAAGGGTATAATGAAGAACGAGCGACTAAGAAAATAGAAGAAATGTATGATCAAATTGGAAAAATTTTCGATATTGCTAAAAGAGAAAACATTACAACGGCTGAAGCGGCGGATAGATTAGCTGAAGAGCGTATTGAAGGTTATAAAAATGTATCATCAACGTTCTCACTTCATAATAAGTCATTAATTGAAACTCGAAAAAATAAATAA